Sequence from the Bremerella volcania genome:
CAGCGTGCCCCGATGCCCCTTGCGCGGTGGTTTGCCAGCGAGGTTGCCTCATCTTCGTTCGTCGCTCGCCTGGAAAGTCGTGATTTTCGGGCCGACGATTACGATCGAATTCAGTTGATTTCCATTGAGCATGATGGCGACTGGGCGATCACGTTTCGTGAGTTCGACACGCTCACCAGATCGTGGGGAAGCGTCCATCGAACTTCCGTCCGCCAACGATCGCTGCTATCAACAGCCATCTTGCGAATCGCTTACGAAAAGTTCTCGGCGCTGGCGAAGATAACCGATGTCCAAAAGCCCGACGTGGCTTTGGCTCTCAAAGCAACCACATTGGTCGAAGAAGAAATCCAGACGCGTGAGCGACGACGAAACGAGTCAATCGCTTTTGCCCAGCCGGTGGAAGACGTCGACTGGAAGAAACTGCCAGCACTCGCGTCTTCGGAAGCCACCTATCCTGGTCTTCTTCCAGGAAACGTCGGTGTGGGCGAAGCGATGCAGCCGATCCTGCGGCGAAACGATCGCCAAGGCAACCTGGTTTCCGAAAACGGAATCATGGTCATGCCGTGGACCTATGTGCGGTGCGATGCGAACGACGGGCTGCAGCTCAAGGGAACGATGATCTCCGGCTACAATCAGCCGCTGCCTGGCCGGCGGAACGTTCGTACACAACGATTGGCTCTGGCGGTCCGGCCGGCGTATGACGCAACCGAACTGAAGTTGGTCGATAAATCGACCGAGGCGATGCCGTTGGCTGGATACGAAATCTATTCCAAAGATCCGGAAGGCCCCACGCTGCTGGGAGCATCCGATGCCAGGGGAAATGTCCAGATTACAAAAGACCCGCGTTCCGCGGTTCGGGCACTCTACGTGCGAAGCGGTGGCAATTTATTGGCCCGCCTACCGGTGGTGCCCGGCCACGATCCGGCGGTAACGGCACGAATTCCCAACGACAGTCCTCGTTTGCTCGCCGAAGGTTTCGTTGAGGGATGGCGCGATCAACTCGTCGATACGATGGCTCGTCGTCAGATTCTCGCCCAGCGCGTGCAGCGGAAGATTGAGCTTGGCGAGCTCGACGACGCCGAAAAGTGGCTGGCCGAACTGCGGTCGGGAAGAACGGTCAATGAACTGGCGTTCGAGCTTCGCTCGGCGAAGGGGCAGTTTTTAAAGGACAACAAGCTCGACCCGATGATTAAACGCCGAATCGACGAACTGTTCGAGAAAGGCCAGCGACTGGTGACGCAGGATAAGAGCTTGCTGACCGAAGGCAATCTGGCCAAGCAGTTGGAAGAGGCCCAAGACGCACAGCGTTAAAGGGGCCGTCTATTGGCTGATCACAGTGGCAACATAGGCCACAATCGCCCCAAACACGGCAGAAGCTGGCAGTCCGAAGACGAGCGCCATAATCAGCTGCTTCTCACGCCGCGTGTAGCGCGTGATGACAGGGATCGGAGGCGGTATCACAGCCGACTTGCGCGAGTCGCGAATGGTCTTCGTATCTTGATCCGCCATCAGGGCCTGGACGGTTGACTGTGAATATTGGCTTCCCTGTTCAGCACTTGAGCCACTCTCGGAAAGCTCGTAAACGTTCGAGCCGGCTTCCGTATCGTTCAAGCGGGCCGATTCGGAACCGGTGTAAACCGGAGGTGGCGGCTGCCAGGCAGACTTGATGGGCTGACCAGTGAAATCGGAGGCACGATGATCCGAGGCCCACGGCTCGAGCCGGGCCACGACTTCGCTGGCCGAAGCGATCCGGCGCAGCGGATCCTTCTCCATCATTTCCGCAATGATTTCGACCAATTCCCGATCGATGCTCGGATTGAAACGGTGCGGATGTAGCGGTGGTTCTTCGCAGTGCCGGCGTGCTTTATCTTTGACGTTGCCGCCAGGAAAAGGAACTTTGCCGGTCAGTGCGTAATAGAAAGTGCAGCCCAGTGAATAAATATCCCACTTGGCCGAAACGTCGTGCGGATCGCGAATCTGTTCGGGGGCGAGGTAATCGATGGTGCCAACGATTTTTCCGAGTTTCGATTCCTCGGAGTTGTCGTTCATGAAGTCGGCCAAACCGAGATCGGAAACCTTCGAGGTACCGTCTCGCGTGACCAGGATATTGCCGGGCTTTACGTCGCGGTGGATCAGCTTCTTTTCGTGGGCATACGCCAAACCACGAGCGGCTTGCGAGATGATGCTTGCCCCTTGGTGCTGATTGAGGTGTCCTTTGGCGCGGACTAAGCGGCGAAGATCGGTACCTGGGACATATTCAGTCACCAGAAAATGAACGTTACCATCCTGCCCGGCATCGTAAGCTCGCACCAGGTTGGCATGATCCAATTGGGCCTGCATCCGGATTTCGCGAAGAAATCGACCGATCGACTCTGGGGTCGATCGCTGCTGCGGCAAAACTTTAATGGCAACTTCACGTCCCATGAAGTTATGCTCGGCCTTGAAGACCTGACCCATCCCCCCCTGCCCGATCCAGTCGGTGATGACATAGGGACCTAGGGTTAACTTGGTGAGCCCCTTGGAAAGCTGGTCGGCCTGATACTGCGTCAGCATTTTGCAGTTGATCAGGTACTCCGAGAGTTCCTCGTCAGAAAACTCGTGCTTGAGCGAGCCTTCGCGCAGCGTCTTCATGGCGTCCTCGAGCTGTTTGGCAGTCACGAGGCCGCTGGCAAGCGCGGAATCTCGAAATTTCTTAGTCTGAGAGCTGGGCACCGTAAGGATCAATTGAAGAGGCTTGAGGCACTACTAGTTTAACTTTCGACGGTCGTTTTTGGGGAGGCTTTACGCTTGATTATTACCCAAAAAACAGAACATTGTTCATGTCATTTTACCTTTGCGATCGTCATAAGGTTTTGTTTTAAAGGAAGTTGTGCCAAATTGGAGGAATCGGTGCCGTGATCGTCAGCTTTTGCTGACTGACCGGGTGTCCGATCACCAACTGGGCGGCATGGAGGGCGATTCCTGCTGGAAATGGAGCCGAACTTCCGTACTTTCGGTCCCCCAAAATGGGCACGCGACGGCTCGCCAGTTGCACGCGAATTTGATGCTTGCGACCGGTCAGGAGTTGGATGGTCAGTCGATATCCTGATTTGACGTCTTCGACCGCCTCGACCAGCAGTTCCGCTTTCTGGCCCCCAGCCGTATGATGTCGGGAAGCGATCATGCGGTGATTCTTCTCGTCTTTGCGAATCCAATCGGTCAACTTGCCGGTTTCGACGACTCCACTTCCTGAGACAATCGCCTGATACGTCTTTTCGGTTGTACGCTCACGAAATTGTTCGTTCAGTCGCTTCGCTGCTTTGGAAGTTCTGGCAAAAAGCAATACGCCCGTCACCATGCTATCTAAGCGACTCACAACGCCCAGGTAGACGTTGCCAGGTTTATCGTACTTCTGTTTGAGATACGCTTTTACCTGGGTTACCGCGCTGGGCTCTCCTTCCTGAACTCCCATGGTCGGAAGGCCTGGCGGTTTCATGATGGCGATCAGGTGGTTATCTTCGTACAGAACTTCCAAGG
This genomic interval carries:
- a CDS encoding RluA family pseudouridine synthase, with amino-acid sequence MRDSANFAIIDLPESAALAPLEVLYEDNHLIAIMKPPGLPTMGVQEGEPSAVTQVKAYLKQKYDKPGNVYLGVVSRLDSMVTGVLLFARTSKAAKRLNEQFRERTTEKTYQAIVSGSGVVETGKLTDWIRKDEKNHRMIASRHHTAGGQKAELLVEAVEDVKSGYRLTIQLLTGRKHQIRVQLASRRVPILGDRKYGSSAPFPAGIALHAAQLVIGHPVSQQKLTITAPIPPIWHNFL
- a CDS encoding serine/threonine protein kinase, whose protein sequence is MTAKQLEDAMKTLREGSLKHEFSDEELSEYLINCKMLTQYQADQLSKGLTKLTLGPYVITDWIGQGGMGQVFKAEHNFMGREVAIKVLPQQRSTPESIGRFLREIRMQAQLDHANLVRAYDAGQDGNVHFLVTEYVPGTDLRRLVRAKGHLNQHQGASIISQAARGLAYAHEKKLIHRDVKPGNILVTRDGTSKVSDLGLADFMNDNSEESKLGKIVGTIDYLAPEQIRDPHDVSAKWDIYSLGCTFYYALTGKVPFPGGNVKDKARRHCEEPPLHPHRFNPSIDRELVEIIAEMMEKDPLRRIASASEVVARLEPWASDHRASDFTGQPIKSAWQPPPPVYTGSESARLNDTEAGSNVYELSESGSSAEQGSQYSQSTVQALMADQDTKTIRDSRKSAVIPPPIPVITRYTRREKQLIMALVFGLPASAVFGAIVAYVATVISQ